A window of the Streptomyces albireticuli genome harbors these coding sequences:
- a CDS encoding Crp/Fnr family transcriptional regulator translates to MDDVLRRAPLFAALDDEQAAELRASMGEATLARGDALFHEGDPGDRLYVVTEGKVKLHRTSPDGRENMLAVLGPGELIGELSLFDPGPRTATATALTEVKLLGLGHGDLQPWLNARPEVATALLRAVARRLRRTNDSMSDLVFSDVPGRVAKALLDLSRRFGVQSEEGIHVVHDLTQEELAQLVGASRETVNKALADFAGRGWLRLEARAVILLDVERLAKRSR, encoded by the coding sequence GTGGACGACGTTCTGCGGCGCGCCCCGCTTTTCGCGGCGCTCGATGACGAGCAGGCCGCTGAGCTGCGCGCCTCCATGGGCGAGGCGACCCTCGCGAGGGGCGACGCCCTGTTCCACGAAGGGGACCCCGGTGACCGGCTCTACGTGGTGACCGAGGGCAAGGTGAAGCTCCACCGCACCTCCCCGGACGGCCGCGAGAACATGCTGGCCGTCCTCGGCCCGGGCGAGCTCATCGGGGAGCTGTCGCTCTTCGACCCCGGACCGCGCACCGCCACCGCCACCGCCCTGACCGAGGTCAAGCTGCTCGGCCTGGGCCACGGCGACCTCCAGCCCTGGCTCAACGCCCGGCCCGAGGTGGCGACCGCGCTGCTGCGCGCCGTCGCGCGCCGCCTGCGCCGGACCAACGACTCGATGTCGGACCTCGTCTTCTCCGACGTCCCCGGCCGGGTCGCCAAGGCGCTCCTGGACCTGTCGCGCCGCTTCGGCGTGCAGTCCGAGGAAGGCATCCACGTGGTGCACGACCTCACGCAGGAGGAGCTGGCCCAGCTGGTCGGCGCCTCCCGCGAGACGGTCAACAAGGCGCTCGCGGACTTCGCCGGCCGCGGCTGGCTCCGGCTGGAGGCCCGCGCGGTGATCCTGCTGGACGTGGAGCGGCTCGCCAAGCGGTCCCGCTGA
- a CDS encoding peptidoglycan-binding protein, with the protein MSTPLTADGFLAALRAEGVRVVEHGDWRTHNRNHVGPWGPVNGVMLHHTAGTDSVDLCYDGMDDLPGPLCIGVLTKDGAVHLVGYGRTNHAGRGAYATYQAVCAETRTPSRPGPDAVDGNVHFYGFEIENLGDGDDPYPDAQLATVERVSAALCRAHGWGAASVVGHKEWTARKIDPSFSMPGMRDRIARRLAAGPGPAPSPGPGGAGGYEPFPGAGFFADGRESAVITAMGRRLVAEGCGRYSVGPGPEWTDADRASYAAWQRRLGFSGADADGIPGRVSWDRLKVPRS; encoded by the coding sequence ATGTCCACACCCCTCACCGCGGACGGCTTCCTCGCCGCCCTGCGCGCCGAAGGCGTCCGAGTCGTCGAGCACGGCGACTGGCGCACGCACAACCGCAACCACGTCGGCCCCTGGGGGCCCGTCAACGGTGTGATGCTGCATCACACCGCGGGGACCGACAGCGTCGACCTCTGTTACGACGGCATGGACGACCTGCCCGGCCCGCTGTGCATCGGCGTCCTCACCAAGGACGGCGCCGTGCACCTCGTCGGGTACGGGCGTACGAACCACGCCGGCCGCGGCGCGTACGCGACCTACCAGGCCGTCTGCGCCGAGACCCGTACGCCGTCCCGGCCGGGGCCCGACGCCGTCGACGGCAACGTCCACTTCTACGGCTTCGAGATCGAGAACCTCGGCGACGGCGACGACCCCTACCCGGACGCCCAGCTGGCCACCGTGGAGCGCGTCTCCGCCGCCCTCTGCCGGGCGCACGGCTGGGGCGCGGCGAGCGTCGTCGGCCACAAGGAGTGGACCGCCCGCAAGATCGACCCGTCCTTCTCGATGCCGGGGATGCGGGACCGGATCGCGCGCCGGCTGGCCGCCGGTCCGGGCCCGGCCCCTTCCCCCGGCCCCGGTGGCGCGGGGGGCTACGAGCCCTTCCCCGGTGCCGGGTTCTTCGCCGACGGGCGGGAGAGCGCGGTGATCACCGCGATGGGCCGCCGGCTGGTCGCCGAGGGCTGCGGCCGGTACTCCGTCGGGCCCGGCCCGGAGTGGACGGACGCCGACCGGGCCTCGTACGCCGCCTGGCAGCGCCGGCTCGGCTTCTCGGGTGCGGACGCCGACGGGATACCGGGCCGCGTCAGCTGGGACCGGCTGAAGGTGCCGCGCTCCTGA
- the nth gene encoding endonuclease III produces MTSSDSPSGKSTGSGKAATRTGAKAAATRSGTRTGTEPAAKSGTGAGRGKAPEAGTRPESRTALVRRARRINRELAEVYPYAHPELDFENSFELLVATVLSAQTTDLRVNQTTPALFAAYPTPEDMAAADPEALEQLIRPTGFFRAKAKSLIGLSTALRDRFDGEVPGRLEDLVSLPGVGRKTANVVLGNAFGVPGITVDTHFGRLVRRWKWTDETDPEKVEAVICDLFPKSEWTMLSHRVVFHGRRICHSRKPACGACPIAPLCPSYGEGETDPDKARKLLKYEKGGLPGQRLKPPPDYPGLPAAPLGAA; encoded by the coding sequence ATGACTTCTTCCGATTCTCCTTCCGGGAAATCCACGGGATCCGGGAAGGCCGCGACCAGGACCGGCGCCAAGGCCGCCGCCACCAGATCCGGCACGAGGACCGGCACCGAGCCCGCCGCGAAATCCGGCACCGGGGCCGGCCGTGGGAAGGCTCCCGAAGCGGGCACCAGGCCCGAGTCCCGGACCGCCCTCGTCCGCCGTGCCCGCCGGATCAACCGCGAGCTCGCCGAGGTCTATCCCTACGCCCACCCCGAGCTCGACTTCGAGAATTCCTTCGAGCTGCTGGTCGCCACGGTCCTCTCCGCCCAGACCACCGACCTCAGGGTCAACCAGACCACCCCCGCCCTCTTCGCCGCCTACCCGACGCCCGAGGACATGGCCGCCGCCGATCCGGAGGCGCTGGAGCAGCTGATCCGGCCGACGGGCTTCTTCCGCGCCAAGGCCAAGTCGCTCATAGGGCTCTCCACCGCCCTGCGGGACCGCTTCGACGGTGAGGTGCCGGGCCGCCTGGAGGACCTGGTGTCGCTGCCCGGCGTCGGCCGCAAGACCGCCAACGTCGTCCTGGGCAACGCCTTCGGCGTTCCCGGGATCACCGTGGACACCCACTTCGGGCGGCTCGTCCGGCGCTGGAAGTGGACCGACGAGACGGACCCGGAGAAGGTCGAGGCCGTGATCTGCGACCTCTTCCCGAAGAGCGAGTGGACGATGCTCTCGCACCGCGTCGTCTTCCACGGCCGGCGCATCTGCCACTCCCGCAAGCCCGCCTGCGGCGCCTGCCCCATCGCCCCGCTCTGCCCGTCCTACGGCGAGGGCGAGACGGACCCGGACAAGGCCAGGAAGCTCCTGAAGTACGAGAAGGGCGGCCTGCCGGGCCAGCGGCTCAAGCCCCCGCCGGACTACCCGGGCCTGCCGGCCGCTCCCCTGGGAGCCGCATGA
- a CDS encoding MarP family serine protease — MNVLDIVLLVAAVWFAVVGYRQGFVVGVLSVIGFVGGGLVAVYLLPLIWDSATGEATPGIWAAVAAVVIIIVCASIGQAATTHLGNKLRRHITWSPARALDATGGALVNVLAMLLVAWLIGSALAGTSLPTLGKEVRNSKVLLGVARVVPAQANTWFADFSTALAQNGFPQVFAPFSTEPITSVPAPDPRLASSPVATDAQRSIVKVVGTAPSCGKVLEGTGFVFAPHRVMTNAHVVGGVDEPTVQVGGQGRHYDAKVVLYDWKRDIAVLDVPQLRAPVLDFADSDAETGRSAIVAGFPENGSYDVRAARIRSRVQANGPDIYHRGNVRRDVYSLYTTVRQGNSGGPLLTPDGKVYGVVFAKSLDDADTGYALTADEVRQDALSGRTATGRVNTQGCAL, encoded by the coding sequence GTGAACGTGCTGGACATCGTGCTGCTGGTCGCCGCCGTGTGGTTCGCCGTCGTCGGCTACCGCCAGGGCTTCGTCGTCGGGGTGCTGTCCGTGATCGGGTTCGTCGGCGGCGGACTGGTCGCCGTCTATCTGCTGCCCCTGATCTGGGACAGCGCGACCGGCGAGGCCACCCCGGGCATATGGGCCGCCGTCGCGGCCGTCGTGATCATCATCGTGTGCGCCTCGATCGGCCAGGCCGCGACCACGCACCTGGGCAACAAGCTCCGCCGCCACATCACCTGGTCGCCCGCCCGCGCGCTCGACGCCACCGGCGGCGCGCTCGTCAACGTCCTGGCGATGCTGCTGGTCGCCTGGCTCATCGGCTCCGCGCTCGCCGGCACCTCGCTGCCGACCCTCGGTAAGGAGGTCCGCAACTCCAAGGTGCTGCTCGGCGTCGCACGGGTCGTCCCGGCGCAGGCCAACACCTGGTTCGCCGACTTCAGCACCGCGCTCGCGCAGAACGGCTTCCCGCAGGTCTTCGCGCCCTTCTCCACCGAGCCCATCACCTCCGTGCCGGCGCCCGACCCGAGGCTCGCCTCCAGCCCCGTCGCCACGGATGCCCAGCGCAGCATCGTCAAGGTCGTCGGCACCGCGCCCAGCTGCGGCAAGGTCCTGGAGGGCACCGGCTTCGTCTTCGCCCCGCACCGGGTGATGACCAACGCCCACGTCGTCGGGGGCGTCGACGAGCCGACCGTCCAGGTCGGCGGCCAGGGCAGGCACTACGACGCGAAGGTCGTCCTCTACGACTGGAAGCGCGACATCGCCGTCCTCGACGTGCCGCAGCTCCGGGCGCCGGTCCTCGACTTCGCCGACTCCGACGCCGAGACGGGCCGCAGCGCCATCGTCGCGGGCTTCCCCGAGAACGGCTCCTACGACGTCCGCGCCGCGCGCATCCGCAGCCGCGTCCAGGCCAACGGTCCGGACATCTACCACCGCGGCAACGTCCGCCGCGACGTCTACTCCCTCTACACCACCGTGCGCCAGGGCAACTCCGGCGGACCGCTGCTCACCCCGGATGGCAAGGTCTACGGCGTGGTCTTCGCGAAGTCCCTCGACGACGCCGACACCGGCTACGCCCTCACGGCCGACGAAGTGCGACAGGACGCCCTCAGCGGCCGTACGGCCACCGGGAGGGTGAACACCCAGGGCTGCGCCCTCTGA
- a CDS encoding NUDIX hydrolase, whose amino-acid sequence MTSTYGQRATITAEGLPEWLEPVARASETIEPHQLSRFLPPDKGGRQSAVLILFGDGPKGPELLLMERSGTLRSHAGQPSFPGGALDPGDGDPAGGGLVRAALREAEEETGLDPSGVQIFGVLPQLYIPVSGFVVTPVLGWWREPSPVAPVDQAETARVFTVPVAELTDPGNRATAKHPSGHTGPAFQVGGALVWGFTAGVIDRILHYAGWELPWDRARQVPLDWRA is encoded by the coding sequence ATGACGAGCACGTACGGCCAGCGGGCCACCATCACCGCCGAAGGGCTGCCCGAGTGGCTGGAGCCCGTGGCGCGCGCCTCGGAGACGATCGAGCCCCACCAGCTCAGCCGCTTCCTGCCCCCCGACAAGGGTGGCCGGCAGTCCGCCGTGCTCATCCTCTTCGGCGACGGCCCCAAGGGCCCCGAACTGCTCCTGATGGAGCGCTCGGGCACGCTGCGCTCGCACGCGGGCCAGCCGTCCTTCCCCGGCGGCGCCCTCGACCCCGGGGACGGCGACCCGGCCGGCGGCGGCCTGGTGCGGGCCGCGCTGCGCGAGGCGGAGGAGGAGACCGGCCTCGACCCGTCCGGGGTGCAGATCTTCGGGGTGCTCCCGCAGCTCTACATCCCGGTGAGCGGCTTCGTCGTGACTCCCGTCCTCGGCTGGTGGCGTGAGCCCAGCCCGGTCGCCCCCGTCGACCAGGCCGAGACCGCCCGCGTCTTCACCGTGCCCGTGGCCGAGCTGACCGACCCGGGGAACCGGGCGACGGCCAAGCACCCCAGCGGTCACACCGGCCCCGCTTTCCAGGTCGGCGGCGCGCTCGTATGGGGGTTCACCGCAGGCGTGATCGACCGGATCCTGCACTACGCGGGCTGGGAACTGCCCTGGGACCGGGCCCGGCAGGTCCCGCTGGACTGGCGGGCCTGA